GTGTGAGGACAAatgtggactcaggaagatgagtcttcctgactccaggtgtggcaCTCATGCCACTGCCCCACCGAGTTGCCTCAAACAAGGGAAATTCTAAGCTAGTTGTGGCAGTCATCAGGGACTCCATGGATGTGGAGGTCAAAAACTGTGAACATGGCAACATGAACATGTGGAATTTTCGAAACCTTGAAGATAAAAGCCCTGAGGATTTGTCCACAGAATGTGGGAGAAGGGGTGCAGCTTATAGTGAACAAATGCCTTACTTCCAGTGAAGTGTGGGCATGGTATTATGAGGTACTAAAGTGTAAGTGCTACAGAAGTCAAAAGACATTTACCTAGGGAATGATATGTTTTGTCAACAGAAAATCGGAGAGGGATTAATTTGCTCGTTGAAAAGATGAATTGGAGAGCAAATCTTCTGCAATGATTCATATAAATACATCAAGGTTCAAATTCTCTTCATGATGAGAAGTTAAACCCAAGTCCAAGGAGGTTAAGGAGGAGAGGCAAAAACAGTTTTGCTAAGCCAGTGAAACAAGTTTATTAGAAAGTTGTAACAGAAACCTCAGCCATGGTGTATGAGAGCTGAGCAAAATTAGTGGAAAGAAGTTGTTATTGGAGGACTCTTCCCTCCTAACAGGTGAGATTCAGCATCATTCTCCATTAGCATGGGTCCTGCTGCTGCTCGGTCCCTGCCACTTCCCTGCCCTCTGTGCTCCATAGGAATTCCAAGATGCTGTTGTTTTAGTTCTCCCCTGCCACCAGGCTTAGAGGCAGGTGGAAGGTGAGGTCCTTACGAGGCCATGGAATGAGGCCAAAGCAGAGAGGTACAAACTTGTCATGACAGGCCAAGAGCAAATGGTTTTTTTCAGTAGAAGCCACAGGAATAATACCTTCCATAGCAAGATGGGCGGCAGCAGCCATAACCATAGCCACCATAGCCCAGGCCTCCATAGCCGTAGCCACCACAGCCATAGCCTAGGCCACGGAAGCTGCCACATCCACAGCCATAACCAGAGCCATAGCCGTAGCCCAGGCCTCCATAGTAGCCTCCGTAGTAGCACATTGTGTCAGGATTCAGGGATGTGGATTGCTGTTGAGGGTAGATTGTGGGATTGTGTACGGCACTACCTCCACAGGGACTTTTATATGTTTCCAGCAGGAAGTAAGGCTAAGCCAGGTCAGAATTCCATACGTCCCATTAACCTGATTGCTGGGGCAACATCCCATTCTTGGCATTGTTTGGTCACTTGCAGAAATTCTCTTCACTCATTAAGgaaattttctcttgttttgttgTATCTCTGAGGAGGATCTGCCACAACCTTATTCCCATAATGAAAAATGATTGTAGTGTTGCTAAAGTCCACGTGGTTAATGTGGCTGATGCCTTGTCCAGGCTTCATGGCAGCCTTCTTCCATTTAGCATTGTCCTCTTTCAATTACCCTTTTCCTTCCTGTCCTTCTGATAATTTATCTTAGCTATTGCGTCCTATCTCTCCAAATCAGGGTTTCTGAAGGCTCAAGTAACAGAATACTTTATGTAAATTTCAGGTTGGAATTGACATTTTGTTGGAGCACCACTCTGTGGAATCTGTCGCTCAAACAACTTTTCCACAAGCAGCCAAAGTACAAACCACCTCCCCAGTGTTTGCACTGTGACAGGCGCTGTGTTTAGGGATTGGGATACAATGCAATGTCAAGAGTCCCTGTCCTTGGGCAGCTCTAAATTTCTAAGCTCAGTGAGAACCCCAAGGCATCTGCCACAAATGTGGAGAACTGATGGGAGAAGATCTCAGAGGCCAAGACACAAGACACTAGGGGTAGGGCAAGGCTATGCACCCCTGGTTGGTTTAGAACTAAGGATATAATCGACAAGAGGAAGTCAGaggtgaagggagaagggaggagaggattctgggcaCTGTGGACAGCCGGCCCCTGTGAAGGCAGACAGAAGGCACATGCAGTGCATTGTTTGAGTGAAAGAAGGTAGGCTAGCATGGAGAAGACCAAAAAATGTGCGGTGGGAAATCAACTGTACTTAGATTGGTCTGGGAAGATTGGGCTAGCTAAAGGACAAAATGACATGCTAGATAGAAGCCATCTATTTGAATCAATACAGAAGAAGTAACTGGAATTCACATAACAAGTGTGTGGCTCTGGGCTTTTGGGAATTATAGAATATTGAGAGTCAGAAGAATGACTTAAGAAAATATACTGGGCAGCTGAGTGGAATGAGGATTGGGGTGGGAAAAATATTGAGGAAAGGAGGGACCATTAAAGGGTCTTTTGGAAAGGGAGCTAGGAGAGCGTGGCCTAAGAGGGGAGGTATGAAATTGAAAAGAAGTGTTTGGATGCCAGTGATGTTATGAAGGTAAGAAAGACAAGATTTGTCAACTAATCATCTATTTGCAGTGATAGTTGATGGTCAGGGAAGTCCCTGCATCTGTAAACCTGAGATGTTTCCTTGGCTTTGGTGCTCTTGAAAGGAATAGGGaagtggagaagagggaagattCTTTGGGTGAGGTAGGAGAGGACATGTGTTCCAGACCTGGgctttcattcactcattctttcatttgttttctatctatctattggtctatctctccatttatatttttatttattggttaTCATGTTGAAATTGCATACATTGAAAATCAATTGTAGGGGTCTGGATCTTAGTAAAGATTCGTGGTCTGCATCTGGACATGTGGCAAGGAGTGGCTGACGAACTGTCTTAAAAGCCCTGTGTCCTTAGGAGGTTGTACTCTTTCATCCTTGGAAAagtaaaaggtaaaagaaaggaaagagactgtATTGTGGACTTTAGTCagaattattttgaatggaagaAAAAGATGGAGAGCTAGTTCAGATGAACAAGAAGGAACAATCAGGCAGAAAGAGCACTGTCAAGCATGCCAGGAACAGTAGCTGCCCAGCATTGTCAAAAGCCAAAGGGGATCAAGAAGTATGAAGATACGGAAGAGGCCCTTAGGTTTAGCCATGAGGTCATCTCTGGACAACTTGGAGAGAACagcctgtgtctctctctttggataattcatttgatttttaattcctGGAGGAAAACAAGGCTTTCCATAGCATATTGTATtagaaaagatgattgcacatgaaagtaAAAATCTCTCCTTTGCACCTtgctattcatttaaaaaatataatgaagttatcatgtacatttatttttttcctttcttttcttcactccccaccccttttctcaAGATGGCTATCCAAACAGGTATGTCCGTATCTATAagtatatctctatctctatctatgtctatgtctatatctatatctttatctatatctatatcaatatgtatatgtatatctatatctctttctatttctctacctatatccatatctacatctctgtctatatctgtatcatttagctatctgtctatctatgtaaaattaatatataaatacttctgtttctcagttctctttctggatagagatagtttctttcttcatatgtcctttacttATTATTGGTGTActaataatagtcaaaatgattgaTTTGCTCAGAATCAttctttaaacaatatttttgttactgttaCTATCTACAATGTtgtcttgattctgctcactttgcccttcaccatttcatgcaagtcttttcattcctttagatGATTACTGAGCTCATCACGTCTTATAacgcagtagtattccatcccaaccatacaccacaacttgctcagacattccccaattgattgggcCCCCTGCAATTTCCACTTTTTTTCCCACCATCAAGAGAGTTTTTATATAGCAttctattcacattcaaagttataattagtATCTGTGAATTTCTATCCATCTTATTTTAatcactcttttctttctcagcttctctttttagcccattccttttcctttctcttttccctccacccTCTCACTCTCCATCCTACCCACCCCTCCAAAAGTCTCACTCCACCATCTCCATATGAGCATTTTCTCTTGAATGTGAGGGTCAGTAATGTGACGTTCAGGGCTTTCCAAGAGAGCAGCAAGTGATGCTGAGTAGGCCCCAGTGACTTCAGTATTGTCATGCACTTTTCTTGTGTGGAAGGAATGGGAAGTGCTGTTAATATGAGGTTATCGGGTCTTGAAATGTGGGCATAGACagctgtaatggtaatcaggacaggATTTTTTGCTATTCTTCCCTTTTTGGATGTAAGGCAATCAAGGACTCGAAGGAGTCAGggctttgtttgaatggggcaggtaaagtgagaTCTTctgtcttggaatgcttctcaggaCTGGGGTGGTCCAGAGACATTGATCTGTATATGATGTGGAGTTTCCCCACACTCTGGTTTCCCATGCCACGGATGGTAAGCCTTGGACCCAACAGGGCCCTGAACAGATGTACATGTAGTGGAAGGTTATCCTTTGACTTCTGGCTTACACTCTTTGATGGAGTGACAATACTCTCGTCAAGCTGATGAAAAATCCCcacccagctttgataacccagagagatgttggtgcttcactggtaactatgtattccTGTGGAAAGAtgggtttgtgttatttgctctggtTACAACGtatgcttgtgatttctgtttgcaTTAGCCCGAcagttcagggggctgatttATACCTCGTGAACTAAATGAcctatatatgtatgcttaattgaagtgagactgttaaccccctGAAGTTGCTTTCttgagaaaaggagatcaaagatttGCATTGGCAGCCCttttgtgtgctcttgttgttggtcttacacagccacagtaggtggtagcagcattgttgttacaacatccCACTGAACCAATGAGTTCAGGAGAAATGCTGATCTGGAGTTAGAGATGGATTGTTGTGTGTCAGAGAGAAAGTAACTGAGCCCTTGGCACATGGGGCAAACACTGACTGTGAAAGCGtagcagaaagaagagaaggcaggctgTGGCTGTTTGGCTGAGGAACATTTCAGAAATTCTCCAACTCACCAGAAGAAAAGTGAGGTGAAGACTGTTGGGGCAGCCCTAGGTGTGGCATTTCTTCTCCCAGCTTCTAACCCTCTCACAAAGATAAGGAATTCCAATAAGATGCCACATGACAACCAGAAATCCCTTTAGATTTCAAGAAGAGGAATGCAAGGGAACAGAGCTCAGGAAAACTGAGGTGATGGTCTGTCAGGAACCTGCACTGCTCAGTGCATGGCTGGTCTTTGGCTAAGCTGAAGAGCATTCAGAGAAGTTCACACCACATGTTGGAAGGCCCTCCAACTCAAAGGCCTAAATTAACTCCAGGTAGTTTAATTTCAGCTCACGACCTAAGAGATTCATTTCAAGGAACTTGAACTCTTGGCTTTAGAGGACTCTCACGGCCTTGTCCTGGCCCTTTTAAGGTGTTTGAATGGCCACCACATGGTGTAAGTATGAGATCTCTTCTATTTGTccataaaaagaataaagtgacttAAGTGATGGAATTCCCTGTATTGGCAGATTTTCATCTTTCCTAAAGAGAATGAAATATTCTTTGTTTCATGAGGTGTGTCCAAGAGAGGAATTATCTTCTTCAGGAAGGATGGTTTTCCATTGCATTGACCCTCATAGAGTGTCTCCTGACAGAGCACTGGTCGATAATTTGGAGGCATATTCAGGGAGAACTCAAAAGACTGTGGCTGCTCAGGGCATTTCccttcaaaatcaaaagaatatacAGAAACGTGGCAGCATTGTCAATGCAGAATAAAGCCTAGCTGTGATATGTAGTAATACAAATTTACTTTGAGCTAACAAACTGCTGCAGGGATAAGCTCTATTAAGTAATGATACTTGTGTTTCCTCCACTCCCTGAGACAGaattttaatcaataaaaatctaGTAAGCACCTGGTAGGTGCTAGATAGAGTGCAGAGCTTTGGCTTTCTTCCCAAGGAGCATTCTGAGGGCCATGATTTTGGGGAAAGACTGGCCTGTGGAGGTGGGGGATCCAAAGGCTGGTAGTCAGGTGGTTGAACAGCAAAGCAAATGCTCTCTTTTCCTGGGTGATTGAATTGATGAGAGTTTAATGTTTGAGTGTTGTTCAGGGCACCATTGCAATCACGGGTCTGTTCCCCCTATGTATGGGAGAACTTTAGCTCCAGCTCGGTGTTTGAGGTGAACAGACTGTGCAGTTGGCTAGAAGAGATGGGGTCCACCCAAGTTGTAAGGTTGCATTAAAATATTCACATTTTGTGAAGCCCTGAGACGAGCTGAACCGGGCGTAGCTGATCCTCGACGAGCTGACCGAAGGCTATGGAGACCAGGTAGTGGAAGTCTGGCCCCGACCACGGGTAGAATTGAGGCCGTGCGGGGATGTCTGGCTACACCCGCCGCACGGGGCTCACCCCGCTGTCTCGAGCCCGGAGCCTGGTCATCCAGGAAGATGATAATCTCGAAGATCTGGATGAGGCAAATCCATTTTCCTTGCAAGAATTTCTGAAAAACAAGAACCTTGGCCTGTCCAAAGAGGAAACAACCAATGCTAGAATTTACACTAAGGAATCTACAAGACATACATTAGGACTTGAAAATAATTCCCCAACTTCTAAAACTGTAGGATATGGTTTAGACTATGAGGAACCTTTTTTCCAAGAACCAACTGGTGCTGGAGATTTGttagatgaagatgaagatgatgactgGAGTTGGACTTATTGGCCATCTGCCACGGAACAAACTCATGCTTCCAGAGTTGCTACTGGCACATCACCACGTAgtacatatatttcctttttttaccaACCCATCTGAACAGTCAGGCATTGAGTCTCCTTCTCCATGGACCTAAAATGATAGTGACTCACATGTTTCTCCTCATCTCAAGTGAACAACACAAACAAAGAATTTGCTGCTCATGGAGAATACTTGGGAGATAGGCATTTTCGGTCACTGCAGATAAGCTATGAAGCACTTAAAGAAGAAAACTGTAAgctaagaagaaaaattaatgagattcagaacttctctgaatctcagacaGAAATGGTAAGAACACTTGAGCGGAAATTGGaagcaaaaatgataaaagaggaaagCAACTATCATGAGTCGGTGGTACAAGTGGAACAGAATCTCGAATTGATGACTGCTCAgcttactaataataagagagaCAATGAAGCCCTGCGATCTGGTCAGTGTGCCAACTTGACAGTAGTTAAACAAAACACAGATATTTCCTTGCAAAATCTCCGAGTCGCCATGAACAATGCACATGCTTTGATAAAGCAATTGCTTTCTGGAGCTGAAACATTGAATCTTCTTGCTGAAATCCTTAAATCCATAGACAGAATTTCTGAAATTGAAGAAGAAGAGCCTTGACAAACTGCTGAAATGTCTTCTAGCTTAAAGCTCTACTTAAATGCTGAAATCACTTCTTGCTTTACCTGGGGAATACAATTGTGTCTTTAAATATACAGTCATCTTCCTCGGTACTCACCATGAAATAGAAATTTCATATCCTAAAACAGGGTTATTAGCCTTAAAAACTTAGTTGGTTAGCAACTGTTNNNNNNNNNNNNNNNNNNNNNNNNNNNNNNNNNNNNNNNNNNNNNNNNNNNNNNNNNNNNNNNNNNNNNNNNNNNNNNNNNNNNNNNNNNNNNNNNNNNNGATCAAGAAGCAGGAAGATAAAGAAGAGGCCCTTAGGTTTAGCCGTGAGGTCACCATGGACAACTTGGAGAGAacagcctctgtctctctctttgaataattctttttatttttaattcatgggaGAAAACACAGCTTTCCCATACATATCGTATtagaaaagatgattgcacatgaaagtaAAAATCTCTCCTTTGCACCTTGCTATTCATTTtcaatatataatgaagttatcatataaatttctttttttccttcttttcttcactccccacccctttACTCTAAATGGCTATCCAAACAGGTATGTCCATATCTATAtgcatctctctatctctgtgtgtatgtctatgtctatatctatatctatatttatatctttgtctatatctatatcaatatgtatatctatatctctttctatttctctatctatatCCGTATCTATacttatttctatatctatatctacatctatttctgtctatatctgtatcacctagctatctgtctatctatgtaaaATTAAAGtataaatacttctatttatcagttctctttctggatagagatagtttctttcttcatatgtcctttacttATTATTGGTGTActaataataatcaaaatgattgATTTGCTCAgaatcattcttaaaacaatatttttgttactgtctacaatgttgTCTTGATTCTGTTCAGTTTGCCCTTCaccatttcatgcaagtcttttcatacCTTTAGATGATTACTGAGCTCATCACGTCTTATaacacagcagtattccatcccAACCATACACTACTACAACCACaatgctcagccattccccaattgattgggcCCCctgcaatttccattttttttgccaccataaagagagtTTTAATataacatcccattcacattcaaagttataattagtATCTGTGAATTTCTATCCATCTTATTTTAatcactcttttctttctcagcttctcttttcaccccatcccttttcctttctcttttccctccaccctcccacTCTCCATCCTACCCACCGCTCCAAAAGTCTCACTCCACCATCTCCACATGAGCATTTTCTCTTGAATGTGAGGGTCAGTAATGTGACGTTCAGGGCTTTCCAAGAGAGCAGCAAGTGATGCTGAGTAGGCCCCAGTGACTTCAGTATTG
This Trichosurus vulpecula isolate mTriVul1 chromosome 2, mTriVul1.pri, whole genome shotgun sequence DNA region includes the following protein-coding sequences:
- the LOC118835296 gene encoding keratin-associated protein 19-3-like, whose translation is MCYYGGYYGGLGYGYGSGYGCGCGSFRGLGYGCGGYGYGGLGYGGYGYGGYGGLGYGGYGYGCYRPSCCGRYSSYGFY